A genomic region of Corallococcus macrosporus contains the following coding sequences:
- a CDS encoding peroxiredoxin: MLKQGDVAPEFTVQDSTGKTHRLSDYRGKNVVLWFYPKADTPGCTAEGCSFRDHKTQYEAKGTVILGISFDTPAENQAFSQKFGFNFPLLCDVDRKVGLAYGAADDASAANARRVGVVIGPDGRIKEWHAKVDARAFPQEALSRLQ; the protein is encoded by the coding sequence ATGCTCAAGCAGGGAGACGTGGCGCCGGAGTTCACCGTGCAGGACTCGACGGGGAAGACGCACCGGCTGTCGGACTACCGGGGCAAGAACGTGGTGCTCTGGTTCTACCCGAAGGCGGACACCCCCGGATGCACCGCGGAGGGCTGCTCCTTCCGCGACCACAAGACCCAGTACGAGGCCAAGGGCACCGTCATCCTGGGCATCAGCTTCGACACACCGGCGGAGAACCAGGCGTTCTCCCAGAAGTTCGGCTTCAACTTCCCGCTCCTGTGCGACGTGGACCGCAAGGTGGGGCTGGCCTACGGGGCCGCGGATGACGCCTCGGCCGCCAACGCGCGCCGGGTGGGCGTCGTCATCGGCCCGGACGGCCGCATCAAGGAATGGCACGCCAAGGTGGACGCGCGCGCCTTCCCCCAGGAAGCGCTGTCGCGCCTCCAGTAG